The following proteins are co-located in the Sporolactobacillus pectinivorans genome:
- a CDS encoding YczE/YyaS/YitT family protein — protein sequence MAKGLVWLLVSVLLNAFGNALTVKAALGSAPWTAASLNLSSAFGITVGQALIIVGFIVLVVDDFLRGRRSLLKDFFNFLYVLTFGYMIDAWLLLMQHLAMNGFILRVAVCVLGIMCIGCALSIYFRVNLVLHPFDDLMKILREKFFHGNVVLAQRVSLGIPLAVGLSIGLVRHQLIGISVGTAVSFLCMGYFILMFDKILKLHLDRKWRFRLSAQRHGHHVHGVLHAHSKA from the coding sequence ATGGCAAAAGGATTGGTCTGGCTGCTTGTGTCGGTGCTGCTGAACGCGTTTGGAAATGCTTTGACAGTTAAGGCTGCTCTTGGCTCTGCGCCATGGACGGCCGCAAGCCTGAATCTGTCTTCAGCGTTTGGAATCACTGTTGGCCAGGCATTGATTATCGTTGGCTTTATTGTACTGGTTGTGGATGATTTTCTGCGCGGACGCAGGAGTTTGTTGAAAGACTTTTTTAATTTTCTCTATGTCCTGACATTTGGCTACATGATCGATGCCTGGCTGCTCCTGATGCAGCATCTGGCCATGAACGGATTCATTCTGAGAGTTGCTGTATGTGTCCTTGGTATTATGTGCATCGGCTGCGCGCTGTCGATTTATTTCCGCGTCAATCTTGTCCTGCATCCTTTTGATGACCTGATGAAGATTCTCCGTGAGAAGTTTTTTCACGGGAACGTGGTGCTCGCCCAGCGTGTTTCGCTCGGTATTCCGCTTGCTGTCGGCCTGTCAATCGGTTTGGTACGCCACCAACTGATCGGCATCAGCGTTGGGACTGCGGTCAGCTTCCTCTGCATGGGTTACTTTATTTTAATGTTCGACAAGATTCTTAAACTGCACCTTGATCGGAAATGGCGTTTCAGACTGTCTGCGCAGCGTCACGGACACCATGTGCATGGTGTTTTGCACGCTCATTCAAAAGCGTGA
- a CDS encoding SAM hydrolase/SAM-dependent halogenase family protein gives MKKALVFQTDFGLVDGAVCAMYGVANTVDPKLQVYDLTHDIPQYNIWEASYRLRQTINYWPEGTVFVSVVDPGVGSTRRSVVAKTDRNQYIITPDNGTLTHIKKGSGITHVHVFDEKANKLPSAGESYTFYGRDIYAYTGARLAAGLIDFDSFGEEAPVKTIVDLPIIPSYREGSRVVGMIDVLDVRFGNLWSNIDHKLFHQLDVRHGDRLEVSIRNDTRNVYENTVVFARSFASVAIGEPVIYINSLENVGIAINQGSFAKAYSIGTGSNWHISFKKL, from the coding sequence ATGAAAAAAGCATTGGTTTTTCAGACGGATTTCGGATTAGTGGACGGTGCGGTTTGCGCTATGTATGGTGTAGCCAACACGGTGGATCCAAAGCTTCAAGTTTATGACCTGACCCATGATATTCCTCAATATAATATTTGGGAAGCATCTTATAGACTGCGCCAGACGATCAACTATTGGCCGGAAGGGACCGTATTTGTTTCGGTCGTCGATCCGGGTGTCGGATCCACACGCCGTAGTGTCGTTGCAAAGACCGACCGCAATCAATACATCATTACACCGGATAACGGGACGCTGACGCATATCAAGAAAGGGTCGGGGATCACCCATGTACACGTCTTTGATGAAAAAGCCAACAAGCTTCCAAGTGCGGGCGAATCTTACACTTTTTACGGCAGGGATATTTACGCTTATACAGGTGCACGTCTGGCGGCCGGACTGATTGATTTTGACAGCTTCGGTGAAGAGGCACCTGTGAAAACGATTGTGGATCTGCCTATCATTCCCTCATATAGAGAAGGCAGCCGCGTGGTCGGTATGATCGATGTGCTTGATGTCCGGTTCGGCAATCTCTGGAGCAATATTGATCATAAGCTTTTTCATCAGCTGGACGTAAGACACGGTGATAGGCTGGAGGTAAGCATCAGGAATGACACACGCAATGTTTATGAAAACACCGTGGTTTTTGCCCGCTCCTTTGCCTCGGTCGCCATCGGTGAACCGGTCATTTATATCAACTCGCTGGAAAATGTCGGCATCGCAATTAATCAGGGCTCCTTTGCGAAGGCGTACAGTATCGGGACAGGCAGCAACTGGCATATTTCGTTTAAAAAATTGTGA
- a CDS encoding ECF-type riboflavin transporter substrate-binding protein, producing MKKDLLSIRTIVAIGVGAAIFIVLRYISIPVGIVPNTTLQLNYVFLALIAALYGPVAGGLIGLIGHSIGDALQYGSVWWSWVIVSTLVGVGFGLLWRKLKISEGIFGWKSIVLFNAVQILTQAIGWFLIAPLGDITIYGEPANKVFLQGIVAGILDIITVGILGTLLIWIYAKTQTKKGSLKKE from the coding sequence ATGAAAAAAGACTTATTAAGCATCCGCACGATTGTTGCTATTGGTGTTGGCGCCGCAATCTTTATTGTTCTTCGTTATATTTCTATTCCGGTCGGTATTGTTCCGAACACAACGCTGCAGCTTAACTATGTTTTTCTGGCGTTGATTGCAGCGCTTTACGGACCGGTTGCCGGCGGGTTAATTGGGCTGATTGGGCATTCAATCGGTGACGCACTTCAATATGGGTCCGTCTGGTGGAGCTGGGTCATTGTCTCCACACTTGTCGGTGTCGGATTTGGGCTGCTGTGGAGAAAATTGAAAATTTCAGAAGGCATTTTCGGATGGAAATCCATCGTTCTTTTTAATGCTGTGCAGATTCTTACTCAAGCAATCGGCTGGTTCCTAATCGCGCCGCTGGGCGATATTACGATTTATGGTGAACCGGCAAACAAAGTTTTTCTTCAAGGAATTGTTGCCGGTATTCTTGATATTATTACTGTTGGAATTCTCGGAACTTTGTTAATCTGGATCTATGCGAAAACCCAGACTAAAAAGGGAAGCTTGAAAAAAGAGTAA
- a CDS encoding ABC transporter ATP-binding protein produces the protein MSKAIVSFEHFSYKYNSQESPTLIDINLKIHVGEKVLITGPSGSGKSTLGYCINGLIPEAFKGETDGSVKVSGHETKALGIFDLSKIVGTVLQDTDAQFIGLTVGEDIAFALENDEVPLPEMKNRVLLAAKRVGMENFLEQSPHELSGGQKQRVTMAGVLVDPVRVLLFDEPLANLDPASGAQTMQLIDRINKESGLTVIIVEHRLEEVLQINPDRIIVMADGRIVADEPPDRLLSTDVLQQNGIREPLYLSAVKRSGVTVTPDLHPAGLDRMEMDKIREPLKQWLSKTIPDTEPNQSTEILNLDHLSFHYSTGNNVLKDVSFSVKKGERVAIVGKNGAGKSTLTKLLCGLERPDSGTLSFFGTDMGEWTIKERSQHIGLVMQDPNQMLSQQMIFEEVALGLRIRGIEPDEIRWRVHETLKICGLYPYRNWPVSALSFGQKKRVTIASILVLRPEVIILDEPTAGQDYYHYTEIMNFLDRLNEQGMTILMITHDMHLMLEYTDRAIVMADGAKIADELPSELLSDQTIAERANLRTTSLFGLAERAGIPDPAAFVEHFILSEREERSHHESADAQLH, from the coding sequence ATGAGCAAAGCGATCGTTTCGTTTGAACATTTCAGCTATAAATATAATAGTCAGGAAAGTCCGACTCTGATAGATATCAATCTGAAGATCCATGTGGGGGAGAAGGTGCTGATAACCGGGCCTTCCGGTTCGGGAAAGAGTACACTCGGCTACTGTATCAATGGACTGATTCCAGAGGCCTTTAAGGGAGAAACCGATGGATCTGTCAAAGTGTCCGGACATGAAACAAAAGCTTTGGGTATTTTTGATCTGTCAAAGATCGTCGGGACAGTTCTTCAGGATACCGATGCGCAATTCATCGGGCTGACGGTCGGAGAGGATATTGCTTTCGCGCTCGAGAATGACGAAGTGCCGCTGCCCGAAATGAAAAATCGGGTGTTACTGGCCGCAAAGCGGGTTGGCATGGAAAACTTTCTGGAGCAGTCGCCGCATGAGCTTTCGGGTGGCCAGAAACAGCGCGTTACCATGGCAGGCGTACTTGTTGATCCAGTGCGTGTCCTGCTTTTTGATGAACCGCTGGCCAATCTCGATCCGGCCTCCGGAGCACAAACGATGCAGCTCATTGACCGTATTAACAAAGAAAGCGGTCTGACCGTTATTATTGTTGAACACCGGCTGGAAGAAGTGCTGCAGATCAATCCCGACCGGATTATTGTCATGGCGGATGGCCGCATCGTCGCCGATGAACCGCCGGATCGACTGCTCTCAACTGACGTGCTGCAGCAGAACGGTATACGTGAACCTCTGTATCTATCGGCCGTGAAACGGTCAGGGGTGACAGTGACTCCTGACCTGCATCCGGCTGGTCTTGATCGGATGGAGATGGATAAGATCAGAGAGCCATTGAAACAATGGCTGAGTAAGACGATCCCGGACACTGAGCCAAATCAGTCGACAGAAATTCTGAATCTGGATCATCTCTCTTTTCATTACAGCACCGGCAACAACGTTCTCAAGGATGTCTCGTTCTCAGTCAAAAAGGGCGAGCGCGTTGCGATTGTCGGCAAAAACGGTGCCGGCAAGTCGACGCTGACAAAGCTTCTTTGTGGTCTGGAACGTCCTGATAGCGGCACATTGTCTTTTTTCGGCACGGATATGGGTGAATGGACAATTAAAGAACGTTCGCAGCATATTGGCCTGGTCATGCAGGATCCAAATCAGATGCTCTCGCAGCAAATGATTTTTGAAGAAGTGGCTCTTGGGCTGCGCATCCGCGGCATCGAACCGGATGAGATCAGGTGGCGAGTTCATGAAACTTTGAAAATCTGCGGCCTTTATCCTTACCGTAATTGGCCTGTTTCCGCTCTCAGTTTCGGTCAAAAGAAGCGTGTGACGATCGCATCGATACTTGTCCTTCGACCGGAAGTTATCATTCTGGACGAACCAACAGCAGGACAGGACTACTACCATTATACAGAAATCATGAATTTTCTGGATAGGCTGAACGAGCAGGGTATGACGATTCTCATGATCACACACGATATGCATCTGATGCTTGAATACACGGACCGTGCGATCGTGATGGCGGACGGAGCCAAGATTGCCGATGAGCTTCCGTCAGAACTTTTGTCCGACCAGACAATTGCAGAGCGGGCGAACCTGAGAACGACATCGCTTTTCGGGTTGGCAGAACGGGCGGGTATCCCGGATCCGGCCGCGTTTGTTGAACACTTTATCCTCAGTGAAAGAGAGGAGCGGTCTCATCATGAAAGTGCAGATGCTCAGCTACATTGA
- a CDS encoding energy-coupling factor transporter transmembrane component T family protein, which translates to MKVQMLSYIDRPTPIHRMTGASKMICFLIWSIIGMSTYDTWILIFMVITGLAVFKLSKIRFREISFVLAFILIFLLLNDLAIYGFSPQQGVLIYGTRHVMLQLPGYYSLTLEQLFYEFNISLKYFSMIPFALLFIVTTQPSEFAASLNKIGVSYRIAYSVAITLRYIPDIQRDYYEIAQAQQARGIDLSKKAKIGNRIKNAAAIILPLVFSSLGRIETISNGMELRGFGKKKKRTWYSARPFALRDYLGIGFSAALLILSVVLMVLRSSRYYNPFQ; encoded by the coding sequence ATGAAAGTGCAGATGCTCAGCTACATTGACCGGCCGACCCCGATCCACAGGATGACCGGCGCCTCCAAGATGATCTGTTTTCTAATCTGGTCGATAATCGGGATGAGTACTTATGATACGTGGATACTGATCTTCATGGTGATCACAGGGCTTGCTGTTTTTAAATTGTCAAAAATCCGGTTCCGTGAAATTTCGTTCGTACTGGCTTTTATCCTAATTTTTCTGTTGCTTAATGACCTGGCAATCTATGGATTTTCACCGCAACAGGGCGTGCTGATCTATGGAACCCGGCATGTTATGCTGCAGCTGCCCGGATACTATTCTCTGACTTTGGAGCAGCTGTTTTATGAGTTTAATATCAGTTTAAAATATTTTTCGATGATTCCATTCGCACTTCTATTTATTGTTACAACACAGCCGAGTGAGTTTGCGGCTTCGCTAAATAAAATCGGCGTCAGTTACCGAATTGCGTATTCTGTTGCGATCACGCTCCGCTACATTCCTGACATTCAACGTGATTATTATGAAATCGCTCAGGCACAGCAGGCGAGAGGCATCGATCTTTCAAAAAAAGCAAAGATCGGCAACAGGATCAAAAATGCGGCAGCTATTATTCTTCCACTGGTTTTTTCCAGCCTCGGACGAATTGAAACGATCAGCAACGGAATGGAGCTGCGCGGTTTTGGGAAAAAAAAGAAACGGACGTGGTACAGTGCCCGGCCGTTTGCACTCCGGGATTATCTGGGTATCGGCTTTTCAGCTGCTCTGTTGATTCTCTCAGTTGTTCTGATGGTGCTCCGCAGCAGCCGCTATTACAATCCCTTTCAGTAA
- a CDS encoding DNA alkylation repair protein: MPDYLKPLVQLFEENQNPDLAGPMTRYMRNQFAFLGIQTPLRRALFKKFLSDNGLPDFERLPEVMAALWAFPQREYQQAGLDLLGKLGKNLDAEHVPMLKRLIVTHAEKWIADRNIWLNRTALLFQLKYKTDTDEDRLFRYIMIHAHSDEFFLQKAISWALREYSKTAPETVKQFIRSHKLMPLSRREGLKWINRYQ, from the coding sequence ATGCCGGATTATCTCAAGCCTCTGGTTCAGCTGTTTGAAGAAAACCAAAATCCGGATCTTGCCGGACCGATGACACGCTATATGCGTAATCAGTTCGCTTTTTTAGGTATCCAAACACCTCTGCGGCGTGCGCTGTTCAAGAAATTTTTATCAGATAACGGGCTTCCGGACTTTGAGCGACTGCCTGAAGTAATGGCTGCACTGTGGGCGTTTCCTCAACGTGAATATCAGCAGGCCGGCCTTGATCTCTTGGGGAAACTAGGAAAAAATCTGGATGCAGAGCATGTTCCAATGCTGAAAAGGCTGATAGTTACGCATGCCGAGAAATGGATAGCGGACCGTAATATCTGGCTGAACCGGACAGCCCTTCTTTTTCAGCTTAAGTACAAAACTGATACTGATGAAGATCGGCTCTTCCGTTATATTATGATCCATGCGCATTCAGATGAGTTTTTCCTCCAGAAAGCAATCAGCTGGGCACTGCGCGAATATTCAAAAACAGCGCCGGAGACCGTCAAACAGTTTATTCGTTCGCACAAACTGATGCCGCTCAGCCGGAGAGAGGGCCTGAAATGGATTAACAGGTATCAGTAA
- a CDS encoding YfhO family protein, whose product MVPAWLKKICRSDYFKVFLLCLLTSGLMFLPSIIANKGLFSLVGDFNYQQIPFNILSNRAIKSGDIFWNWYTDLGSSFIGSYSFYTLGSPFFWLSLIFPPFAFPYIVGPLFMLKFCVAGLTSYAYIRRYVKNGNYAIIGALLYAFSGFSDVNLMFNHFQDVIAFFPLLLLGLDRLVADKKSGWFALAVALNATVNFFFFMGEIVFLILYFCIRFLTEDFRKTIRRLPVVIWEGALGVGMACFLFFPAVLFTLQNPRLDSFLYGPSALTFDGARYLEIVKAFLMPADIMPYQSVIFPSDFTSSGAYLPLFGPAAVVSFMLWKRKSWMSRMMLAAAVMACVPLLNSLFYMLNASYYARWFYMPVLIMALMTAVVLEKRQEVKIKNGILVTGVASALLAAFLLFYPWSLSEKNAVFHLDLFLFYLLMTAAGLAAAYFLVCRFKNFRHWMLVTMAAVGFFSSGLGLFYISVIHSVYNYQGPQETYNTVVKSGQMLKKVLPKSEDYRIGISDGGWNLPMVSGTPTVNSFTSMVNGSIFQFYQSIGSPRDVKTVIPDGADGLKPLLSERFYIDTVRHTDMPLYAQFNNGTNTIYVYENQNVLPIGFTYDNYMTEAQFNSIPVENRNFAMLKAVVLSGSEVKHARKVLKPISDMQLYEMSGQSIRQSVAARGRESSSYFHHDNRGFTSKIKADRAKYAFFSVPYDKGWSAAVNGKPVTILNTDGFMIVPVNKGNNLIRFTYHTPGLVQGLFLTLLSGSCFLLWVFRGQLLFRRKMTPPVTGKDEEIQTSKI is encoded by the coding sequence ATGGTACCTGCCTGGTTAAAAAAAATATGCCGCTCGGATTATTTTAAGGTTTTTCTGCTCTGTCTTCTGACTTCAGGGTTGATGTTTCTGCCCTCAATTATAGCTAACAAGGGATTGTTTTCACTAGTTGGTGATTTTAATTATCAGCAGATACCTTTCAACATATTAAGCAACCGCGCAATCAAAAGCGGCGATATTTTTTGGAATTGGTACACGGATCTTGGGAGCAGTTTTATCGGGTCTTATAGTTTCTATACACTGGGCAGTCCGTTCTTCTGGCTCAGCCTGATCTTTCCTCCGTTTGCCTTTCCTTATATCGTTGGTCCGCTATTCATGCTGAAATTCTGTGTAGCGGGGCTGACGTCATACGCCTATATCCGCCGTTATGTGAAAAACGGAAATTATGCGATCATCGGTGCACTGCTTTACGCTTTCTCGGGATTTTCCGATGTCAATCTGATGTTCAACCATTTTCAGGACGTGATCGCGTTCTTCCCGCTGCTGCTTCTCGGGCTGGACCGGCTGGTTGCTGATAAAAAATCCGGTTGGTTTGCCTTGGCAGTCGCACTCAATGCCACTGTGAACTTCTTTTTTTTCATGGGCGAAATTGTTTTTCTGATCCTGTATTTCTGCATCCGTTTCCTGACTGAGGATTTTAGAAAAACGATCCGCAGGCTGCCTGTTGTGATTTGGGAAGGGGCGCTCGGAGTCGGTATGGCCTGTTTCCTTTTCTTCCCCGCCGTACTTTTCACACTCCAGAATCCCCGTCTGGATTCGTTCCTTTACGGACCGAGTGCGTTAACTTTTGACGGCGCCCGATACCTGGAAATCGTTAAGGCTTTTCTGATGCCGGCCGATATTATGCCTTATCAGTCGGTTATTTTTCCTTCCGATTTTACATCGAGCGGTGCCTATCTGCCGCTGTTCGGACCGGCAGCTGTTGTCAGCTTTATGCTCTGGAAAAGGAAAAGTTGGATGAGCCGGATGATGCTTGCTGCGGCGGTCATGGCTTGTGTTCCGCTGCTGAACAGCCTGTTCTACATGCTGAATGCGTCATACTATGCGCGCTGGTTTTACATGCCGGTGCTGATCATGGCGCTGATGACAGCCGTTGTTCTAGAAAAAAGGCAGGAAGTGAAAATCAAAAACGGCATTCTGGTCACCGGGGTGGCGAGTGCGCTCCTTGCCGCGTTTCTTCTGTTCTATCCGTGGAGTTTGAGCGAAAAAAATGCTGTTTTCCATCTTGACCTTTTTCTTTTCTATCTGCTCATGACAGCAGCCGGTTTGGCTGCTGCCTACTTTCTCGTCTGCCGTTTTAAAAATTTCAGGCACTGGATGCTGGTCACGATGGCGGCTGTTGGCTTTTTTTCGTCAGGATTGGGACTGTTTTACATTTCCGTTATCCATTCAGTTTATAATTACCAGGGGCCTCAGGAAACGTATAATACTGTTGTAAAAAGCGGGCAGATGCTGAAAAAAGTGCTTCCGAAGAGCGAAGATTACCGAATCGGCATCAGTGACGGCGGGTGGAATCTGCCGATGGTCTCCGGAACGCCGACAGTAAACTCATTTACAAGCATGGTTAACGGGTCTATTTTTCAATTCTATCAATCAATCGGCTCTCCGCGTGATGTGAAAACAGTGATTCCCGATGGTGCCGACGGGCTTAAACCGCTGCTCTCTGAACGTTTTTATATTGATACAGTGCGGCATACGGACATGCCGCTCTATGCTCAATTCAATAACGGGACGAACACTATTTATGTCTATGAAAATCAAAATGTCCTTCCGATTGGTTTTACATATGATAACTATATGACGGAAGCGCAGTTCAACAGCATTCCCGTGGAGAACAGGAATTTTGCCATGCTTAAAGCAGTTGTCTTATCCGGCAGTGAAGTGAAGCATGCCCGGAAAGTATTAAAGCCGATTTCCGATATGCAGCTCTATGAGATGAGCGGACAAAGTATCCGCCAGAGTGTTGCGGCACGGGGACGGGAATCTTCCAGCTATTTTCATCATGATAACCGAGGATTTACCTCCAAAATAAAAGCGGATCGGGCAAAATACGCATTTTTCAGCGTGCCTTATGACAAAGGTTGGAGTGCCGCAGTCAACGGCAAACCTGTCACGATTCTAAATACAGACGGATTTATGATTGTTCCTGTGAATAAAGGGAATAATTTGATTCGTTTTACTTATCACACGCCGGGTCTTGTGCAGGGATTGTTCTTGACCCTGCTTTCCGGTTCCTGCTTCTTGCTCTGGGTGTTCCGCGGTCAATTATTATTCAGACGAAAAATGACCCCGCCGGTTACCGGAAAAGATGAAGAAATTCAAACCTCTAAAATATAA
- a CDS encoding PTS transporter subunit IIC, giving the protein MVEKKTEKITTKIFVNNVLTGLAMGIVAGLIPSALLSEICKALLTRMPVFGSILQIVTTITVAVPLLIGAAVAYRFGLKPIPLVAVASATFIGSGVLKFTPQGITAVPIGDLINALITVSLAVGLVLLIGDRLKAFAPLLLPTIVCVVAGGIGLAILPYVRTITLGIGHVVDSYFALAPVLMGLLVAVSFSILIVSPISTVAVATAISMHGVASGAGNLGVVAAAVGMFIGGLHVNPIGLSLSALLGTPKIMIAAIIRKPKIVVPIMLNAALLGIFGVLFQIKGTPISAGFGFSGLVGPINAVKFMPGGPTVANLMIIGLVFIVLPFAAGIFFEWFCRKVLHLYKAEDYGTQG; this is encoded by the coding sequence TTGGTTGAAAAGAAAACAGAGAAAATCACCACGAAAATATTTGTTAACAATGTGCTGACGGGGCTGGCGATGGGTATCGTCGCCGGGCTGATCCCGTCGGCGCTGCTCAGTGAAATCTGCAAGGCGCTGCTGACCCGGATGCCGGTTTTTGGGAGCATTCTGCAGATTGTGACGACGATAACGGTTGCCGTGCCGCTCCTGATCGGTGCGGCGGTCGCTTACAGATTCGGGCTGAAACCGATTCCCCTTGTCGCTGTCGCTTCAGCAACATTCATCGGTTCCGGTGTATTGAAATTTACGCCGCAGGGCATCACTGCCGTTCCGATCGGCGACCTGATCAATGCGCTGATCACAGTTAGCCTGGCCGTTGGTCTGGTTTTGCTGATCGGCGACAGACTGAAAGCTTTTGCTCCGCTGCTTTTGCCGACCATTGTCTGTGTCGTCGCCGGAGGCATTGGGCTCGCTATTTTGCCTTATGTGCGGACGATTACGTTGGGTATCGGGCACGTTGTTGACAGTTATTTCGCTTTGGCGCCGGTTCTGATGGGGCTCCTTGTCGCTGTCAGCTTTTCAATACTGATTGTGTCGCCCATTTCAACCGTTGCGGTCGCAACCGCAATCAGTATGCATGGCGTGGCTTCCGGAGCCGGGAACCTCGGCGTCGTAGCTGCGGCTGTCGGGATGTTTATCGGCGGGCTGCATGTCAATCCGATAGGCCTTTCGCTTTCAGCGCTGCTCGGCACACCGAAAATTATGATCGCAGCGATTATCCGAAAACCGAAAATTGTGGTTCCGATCATGCTGAATGCAGCGCTGCTCGGGATCTTTGGTGTACTGTTTCAGATCAAGGGGACACCGATCAGCGCCGGGTTCGGATTTTCAGGGCTGGTCGGTCCGATCAATGCAGTAAAATTTATGCCGGGCGGTCCGACCGTTGCCAATCTGATGATCATTGGTCTGGTGTTCATTGTCCTGCCTTTTGCTGCCGGAATTTTCTTTGAGTGGTTCTGCCGTAAAGTCCTGCACCTCTACAAAGCCGAAGATTACGGAACACAGGGCTGA
- a CDS encoding competence protein ComK: MEKVNQYMIRQETMALLPRDAEDGSLQTYVIEEDRVMIVSKTPFEIIQNSCSYFGVTYAGRKRGAVSMGYKSMPPICICSELGIYFFPLMSETNRSCIWLSHSHIENWQNLEKKGVLVHLTHGRMIKMPFNVNVFRIKVMRTAQYRHQMRVRVAQPHAFISKEPVSKAYLSGELMVNERGTYFVGPAQESGEA; encoded by the coding sequence ATGGAAAAAGTGAACCAGTACATGATCAGGCAGGAGACGATGGCGCTATTGCCCCGTGATGCCGAAGACGGAAGCCTGCAAACTTATGTCATTGAAGAAGACCGCGTGATGATTGTTTCAAAGACACCGTTTGAAATCATTCAGAATTCATGCAGCTATTTCGGCGTGACTTATGCCGGCAGAAAGCGGGGCGCGGTGTCAATGGGTTATAAAAGCATGCCTCCGATCTGCATTTGCAGCGAGCTGGGTATTTATTTTTTCCCGCTGATGTCTGAAACGAACCGGAGCTGCATCTGGCTTTCTCATTCGCATATTGAAAACTGGCAGAATCTTGAGAAGAAAGGTGTGCTGGTACATCTGACCCATGGACGGATGATCAAAATGCCGTTCAACGTCAATGTTTTTAGAATAAAAGTAATGCGAACGGCGCAATATCGCCATCAGATGCGTGTGCGGGTGGCGCAGCCTCACGCTTTTATCAGCAAGGAACCTGTCTCCAAAGCATATCTGTCCGGTGAACTCATGGTGAATGAACGGGGCACGTACTTTGTCGGCCCGGCCCAGGAGAGTGGCGAGGCATAA